GTGCGGCGACCGGCTCGTCCAGGCAATGCTGGTGCTCACCCAGCCAGTACAGCAGGTGGCTGTCGCTCCACAACGAGGCCGGTGGTTCCTGGTACAGCTGGTAGTGACGCAGCAGGCTCTGGGCGAGGAAGTGCTCGGCCATGTACAGGCACCAAGCCAGGTGCGGGCGCGAGGGCTGGCGTCCCTGCAGGATCTGCAGCAGCAGGCGCTTGAAGCCGGCGGCCAGCTCGTCGCAGAGATGCACGAACAGGGGCGAGGGGGCCGCACCCTGGCCCAGCGGGGCGCAGTAGTGGCGGTATTCCTCGCTGAGGCTTTGCAGGGCGCGCTGTCTTTCCAGTAAGGTCATGGCGCTGCGGTTGAGGCGCAGCAACAGGGCCAGGACCTGTTGCAGGCCGTCCTCGTAGACCTGCCGGCGGGCATCGGCGAGTCGTTCGTTGAGGTCGGCGAGCGGAGTGGCGTCCTCCTCGAGGATATCCGGCACTTCGAGGCGCAGGGCGTCCAGCGTCATATCAACCCCGTATGCACGAGGAACGATTGCATGGGAAGGCCACTCCAGATGGTGATTGGTGTCATTGCCGGGCTTCTTCTGGCCGGTTGCGCCGAGGACTGGGGCGTCGATCAGCATGGACGAAAGGTAGCGGCTGAGCAGCTCGAAGGCCAGTGGTTGGTGATCAATTACTGGGCCGAGTGGTGCAAGCCGTGCCGCACCGAGATCCCCGAGCTGAATCGGCTTGCTGTGGCGCTGGAGGGCCAGGGGGCGCGGGTGCTCGGGGTCAACTTCGATGCCCTGCAGGGCGAGGCGCTGAGCAAGGCTGCCGAGGCCTTCGCTATTCGCTTCACCGTGCTGGCGCAGGATCCCGCCGCGCGTCTGCAGCTGCCGCGCAACGACGTGTTGCCGGTCACCTACATCATCGATGCCGACGGTAAGCTGCGCGAGCGCCTGGTCGGCGAACAGACCGCTGCCGGCCTGCAGGCACGGCTGGCTCATTGGCAGGCTCGGGAGTAATGGCTATGCGCATCTGTATGCACGGTTTCGTCACTGGCAGGGTGCAGGGCGTGAGTTTTCGCCAGTGCACCGCGGAGCAGGCCGAACGCCTCGACCTGGATGGCTGGGTACGCAACCTGAATGATGGGCGGGTCGAGGTACTGATTGAGGGCGCGCAGAGCGCGGTGCAGGAGCTGGCCGCCTGGCTGGAGCAAGGTCCCGAGCGCGCGCAGGTCGATCGGGTGGAGCTGGAGGAACAGCCGGTGCAGGGCGTCACCGGCTTCGTCGTGCGTCGCTGATCAATCCTCGCCGGGATCGGCTGCCAGGCGTCCGGCGTCCTTGAGCAGGGCCTCGAGGAACTCGGCCTGCAGCTCCGGATCGTTGCGGGTCAGTTCGATCAGGCTCTGTTCCAGCTCGCTGGCCTCTTCCTCCAGGCCCAGGTCGGACAGGCGCTTGACCCGGTGTACCCACTGGCCGACCTCGTCATCCTCGAGGTCGTCGTAGATCAGGGCATGGGCCTCGCGCAGCTTGCCGCGCAGGTCGCGGCTGACCAGCAGGGTGGCTTCGGTGCGCGTACCGTCCTGCGGATCTTCCACGCTCAGCAGCAGGGTGCCGATATGGCTGGCGTCGTGCTCGGCGAAAGGTCCGTCGAGCAGGTTCAGGCGCAGCACGCCGGACCTGTCGGTGGTCAGCTCGAAGCTGTCCTTGCCGGCCTTGACCTGTACCGGGCGCTCGGCCCAGGGCAGGCTGGAGTAATCCATGCGCTTGTCGCGCTGCAGCTCCTCGATGGCGGCCAGGTTCTGCTCGGCGCGGCCGTTGGATTCGACGTTCATCGCCGGGTTCATGCCGGCGAAGCCGTAGCTGATCCAGTCCTTGGTCACGCTGTCCGGCAGGCGGCCGAGCATCACCACGTTGAGCGCGTTGGCACCGATGCCGGCGACCACCGCCACCGCGCCTAGTGGCACCTCGTAGAGTTCGCGCCAGGGCTGGTAGGGGGTGTAGCGGTCGTAGCGGCGAGTGACCTCGAACTCGGTGACCTCGAAGGTCTTCTGTTCATGCACGCGCACGCGGCGCTGCGGCAGTTCCAGTACGCGCGGCTCGCCCACGTCGATCTGCAGGCTGTGATCGAGCAGGCGACGCTCGAAGCGTTCCTCGTGCTCGCTGCGCTGTGGCAGCTGGTTGGCGCAGCCGCCGAGGAAGAGGGCGCCGCACAGGGCGGCGCCGATACGGAGGGTGTTTCGCTGGAACATGCGGGCTTCTTGGTCGGTCGGACTCAGCGGGCGATGCGGTTGGCGAGGAACGACAGGATCTCGGCGGCCGGCATCTGCTGGCTCTCGCTGTCGCGGCGGTGCTTGTATTCGAGGTTGCCCTCGGCCAGGCCGCGCTCGCTGACCACGATGCGGTGCGGGATGCCGATCAGCTCCATGTCGGCGAACTTCACCCCGGGGCTGGTCTTCTTGTCGCGATCGTCCAGCAGCACCTCGTAGCCGGCGGCGGTCAGCTCGGCGTAGAGATTGTCGGTGGCGGCGCGCACGGCTTCGTTCTCGTACTTCATCGGCACCAGGGCGATCTGGAAGGGCGCCAGGGCGTCGGTCCAGAGGATGCCGCGCTCGTCCCAGTTCTGCTCGATGGCCGCGGCCACCACGCGCGATACGCCGATGCCATAGCAGCCCATGGTCAGGGTGATCGGCTTGCCGCTCTCGCCCAGGACCTTGCAGCCCATGGCCTCGCTGTACTTGGTGCCGAGCTGGAAGATATGGCCGACTTCGATGCCGCGCTTGATCACCAGGGTGCCCTTGCCGTCCGGGCTGGGGTCGCCTTCGACCACGTTGCGCAGGTCGGCGACGGCCGGCAGCGGCAGGTCGCGCTCCCAGTTGAGGCCGAAGTAGTGCTTGCCGTCGAGGTTGGCACCGGCGCCGAAGTCGCTCATCAGGGCCACCGAGCGGTCGATCACGCAGGGGATCGGCAGGTTCAGCGGGCCCAGCGAGCCGGGGCCGGCGCCGATGGCGGCGCGGATCTCGGCTTCGGAGGCGAACACCAGGGGGCTGGCGACCAGCTCGTGGTTGGCGGCCTTGATCTCGTTCAGCTCGTGGTCGCCGCGCACGATCAGGGCGACCAGCTTGCCTTCCTCGGCTGCATGCACCACCAGGGTCTTGACGGTCTTCTCGATGGCCAGGCCGAACTGGGCCACCAGGTCGTCGATGGTCTTGGCCTCGGGGGTGTCGACCAGGCGCAGCTCCTCGGTGGCCGCGCCGCGTTCTTTCTCGCGCGGGATGGCCTCGGCCTTCTCGATGTTGGCGGCGTAGTCGGAGCTGTCGCTGAAGGCGATATCGTCTTCGCCGGACTCGGCCAGCACGTGGAACTCGTGGGAGCCGGTGCCGCCGATGGAGCCGGTGTCGGCCTGCACCGGGCGGAAGTTCAGGCCCAGGCGGGTGAACACATTGCAGTAGGCCTGGTGCATGCGGTCATAGGTTTCCTGCAGCGAGGCCTGGTCCAGGTGGAAGGAGTAAGCGTCCTTCATGATGAACTCGCGGCCACGCATGAGGCCGAAGCGCGGGCGGATCTCGTCGCGGAACTTGGTCTGGATCTGGTACAGGTTGATCGGCAACTGCTTGTAGCTGTTCAGTTCGTTGCGCGCCAGATCGGTGATCACTTCCTCATGGGTCGGGCCCAGGCAGAAATCGCGATCGTGACGATCCTTGATGCGCAGCAGCTCGGGGCCGTACTGCTCCCAGCGGCCGGACTCCTGCCACAGCTCGGCCGGCTGCACGGCCGGCATCAGTACCTCGAGGGCGCCGGCGGCATTCATCTCTTCGCGCACTATGGCTTCGGCCTTGCGCAGCACGCGCAGCCCCATCGGCATCCAGGTGTACATGCCGGAGGCCAGCTTGCGGATCAGGCCGGCACGCAGCATCAGCTGGTGGCTGATCACCACGGCGTCGGAGGGGGTTTCCTTGAGGGTCGAGAGCAGGTACTGACTGGTACGCATGTTTGGCCGTTATGTCGGTTGCGGGGGCAAATAATGACTCGGCATTGTACGGTGCCAGCCATGTGGCGTACAGGATGGAGCGGGAGTCGAAGATGGCGGAGCTGACGGCGGGCCAGGTGCAGGCCCTGATCCGGGCGGGGGTGCCGATGGCCGAGGATATCGATCTGCGGATCGACCGCCTGGAGGCTGATCTGGCGGTGGCGCGGGTACCTTTCCACGGCAAGCTGGTGCGGCCGGGGGGCACCCTGTCGGGGCCGACCATCATGTCACTGGCCGATGCGGCCATGTACGCGGTGGTGCTCGGGCGTCTGGGGCGGGTGGAGATGGCGGTGACCGCCAACCTGAACATCAACTTCCTGGCCAGGCCCAAGCCGTTGGACCTGATCGCCGAGGCGCGCATCCTGCGCTTGTCCAGGCGCCAGGCGGTGTGTGAGGTGCAGCTTTACTCGCAGGGTGAGGAGGGCGAACTGGTAGCCCATGTTACCGGCACCTATGCCTTGCCACTGTAAAGGGTGAGCGGACAAAAAAAGAACCCGGCCTAGGCCGGGTTCTTTATGCACAGATTGCGGTAGCGCAGGACTTACAGCACGTCCAGCGGGTACTCGACGATCAGGCGGGTGTCGTTCAGGTCAGCGCTGTAGTCAGCGTTGTAGGCGTCGTTGGCACGCCAGATGGCGTGACGCAGACGGAAGGACAGGTCCTTCGCGGCGCCTTCCTGAATGACGTACTTGGTTTCGAAGTTCCACTCGTGCTCCTTGCCTTCTTCGCCGGAGCTGGTGGTGATGTCGTCACCGGTCAGGTAGCGGGTCATGAAGCTCAGGCCCGGTACGCCGTAGGAAGCCATATCCAGGTCATAACGAACCTGCCAGGACTTCTCGTCTTCGCCGTTGAAGTCAGAGAACTGCACGGAGTTGTTCAGCCAGACGGTGCCGCCACCGTCTACACCGTAGTCGTAGCCACGGTCACCGCTGGAGCGCTGGTAGGCCAGGGTGAACTTGTGGGCGCCCAGGCTGTAAGCGGTTGCCAGGCTCCAGATGGTGTTGTCGTCGAATGCGTCGGCGGAGTACTCGTCGTCGTAGTCGGTCTTGTAGATGTTGAAGTCGAAGTTCAGGGCCTGCTCTTCTGCCAGCGGCAGGTTGTAGTTCAGGTTGCCGTAGTACTTCTTCCAGTAGTCTTCGACGTCGGCAGCGTGGATGGCGCCGCTGAAATTGTCGGTGAAGGCATAGCTGGCGCCAACGATGTTGGCAGATTTCAGTTCGAAATCATCACGAGTGGTCTGAACCTGGCTGCTCAGGCCGGTGAAGCGGCCGGCGCTCAGTTCGAGGCCTTCGATCTCATTGCTGACCAGGTAGGTGCCGGTAGCGACTTCCGGCAGGATGCGGCTGTCGTCGGTGGAGAATACCGGGCTGGCTACGAACTGGTTGCCGTACTTCAGGACGGTGTCGGAAACGCGGAATTTGATGGCGCCGCCAACTTCGGTCTGGGTATCGTCACCGCGACCTTCGTCGGTCTGGGCGAACTGGCCGGTGCCGTAACGGCCGCGGCCGCCATCGAGCTTGATGCTGGAGAGGGAGTGGGCGTCCACACCGACACCTACGGTGCCCTGAGTGAAACCGGATTCGAACAGCAGGCGGATGCCCAGGCCGGTTTCTTCGCGATAGCCCGCCGGGTTGGCGGAGGTGCTGGCACCATTGCTGGCACCATTGCGGAAATCGCGGTTCATGTAGAGGGCGCGGTTGAAGATGTCGAAGCTGCTGTCTTCGACGAAGCCTTTCGACTCAGACTGCGCGCTGGCGAAGGCCAGCTGGGTGGTTCCGGCGGTCACGGCCAGAGCCAGTGCGCTCCACTTCATCACTTGCATTGTGATTGCTCCTTTGGTTTAGAAGAGTTGTGCTACCCATTGTGTTGTTGTATGGGCGGCTCTTTCTTTTTGTGTCGGCGCTAACTTATAGCACGCTGACTTAAGTTGGCGACAGATATCATTGATTCCCTGCGCTTTATTCAATTGCGTGTCGCAAAACTGCAATTGCGGTGTCGCTTTTCTGTAGGTTGTCGCCGCATGCGGCTCCCGCACCAGGCTGCTTCGAAAAGTCTGCAAATCCAATCGCTTAGAGGGGCTAGGCGAGTGTCGCGAGCCGTTCGAGGGTTGCTCGGTCCTGACGGTGCCAGTGCTAAAGCAACTTCCATGCACAAAGTGCCGGTGCAGCATAAAAATATTCGTACTTGGCTTCCGGATCGCCGGATGGCGGTGGTCGAGCCGCTCCGGGCCTGGGTTTGCGTTCGCTTGAATGCAGTCATGGCGGCTGCCTTGCCCGCTTGGGAGTAAACCGCAGGCGTTACCTGACGCTGGTGGAATTTACCCGCTGGTAACGCTTTTTCCTGTGCGCCTGTTCAATTTGTGGGCGTTGGGGGCTGCTCTGCTCGTTCCTGGGGCGCAGTGGGCGGGAGAGGTAGCGTGGCCAGGCGGTGGGTTGCAGTGGCGGTGCATTGTTTTGGGGCTGTCTGGTGCTGGTGAGCGGCAGGCGTTAGCCTTTCGCGAATGGATAGGTCTAACTCTGTTCACCCGCCGGTTACCCGCTCAAAGGACATACGATGTTTGCTCTCGACCCCCGCTTGCAACAGGACACCCTGGCTATCGGAGATTTTCCCTTGTGCCGGCTGCTGCTGATGAATGACGCCAATTATCCCTGGTTCATTCTGGTGCCGAGGCGCGAGGCGGTCAGCGAGCTGTTTCAGCTGGACCAGGCCGATCAGCAGCAGCTATGGCTGGAAACCACGCGTCTGGCGGAAACGTTCAAGGATGCCTTCGTTGCCGACAAGATGAACGTTGCCACCCTGGGCAACGTGGTCAGTCAGCTACACATGCATGTGATCGTCCGGCGCCGAGACGACCCTGCGTGGCCCGCACCGGTCTGGGGGCGCCTGCCAGCACGTCCCTATGAGGCGGCCGAGATTGCCGCATTGCAGCAGCGCTTGCGGCTGGTGCTGACCAATGACTTCCAGTTTGCCGAGGGTTGAGAAATGGAGCTTGAGCAGCGCGTCAT
This DNA window, taken from Pseudomonas alcaligenes, encodes the following:
- a CDS encoding TlpA disulfide reductase family protein; amino-acid sequence: MGRPLQMVIGVIAGLLLAGCAEDWGVDQHGRKVAAEQLEGQWLVINYWAEWCKPCRTEIPELNRLAVALEGQGARVLGVNFDALQGEALSKAAEAFAIRFTVLAQDPAARLQLPRNDVLPVTYIIDADGKLRERLVGEQTAAGLQARLAHWQARE
- a CDS encoding acylphosphatase; the protein is MRICMHGFVTGRVQGVSFRQCTAEQAERLDLDGWVRNLNDGRVEVLIEGAQSAVQELAAWLEQGPERAQVDRVELEEQPVQGVTGFVVRR
- a CDS encoding proline--tRNA ligase; protein product: MRTSQYLLSTLKETPSDAVVISHQLMLRAGLIRKLASGMYTWMPMGLRVLRKAEAIVREEMNAAGALEVLMPAVQPAELWQESGRWEQYGPELLRIKDRHDRDFCLGPTHEEVITDLARNELNSYKQLPINLYQIQTKFRDEIRPRFGLMRGREFIMKDAYSFHLDQASLQETYDRMHQAYCNVFTRLGLNFRPVQADTGSIGGTGSHEFHVLAESGEDDIAFSDSSDYAANIEKAEAIPREKERGAATEELRLVDTPEAKTIDDLVAQFGLAIEKTVKTLVVHAAEEGKLVALIVRGDHELNEIKAANHELVASPLVFASEAEIRAAIGAGPGSLGPLNLPIPCVIDRSVALMSDFGAGANLDGKHYFGLNWERDLPLPAVADLRNVVEGDPSPDGKGTLVIKRGIEVGHIFQLGTKYSEAMGCKVLGESGKPITLTMGCYGIGVSRVVAAAIEQNWDERGILWTDALAPFQIALVPMKYENEAVRAATDNLYAELTAAGYEVLLDDRDKKTSPGVKFADMELIGIPHRIVVSERGLAEGNLEYKHRRDSESQQMPAAEILSFLANRIAR
- a CDS encoding PaaI family thioesterase codes for the protein MTAGQVQALIRAGVPMAEDIDLRIDRLEADLAVARVPFHGKLVRPGGTLSGPTIMSLADAAMYAVVLGRLGRVEMAVTANLNINFLARPKPLDLIAEARILRLSRRQAVCEVQLYSQGEEGELVAHVTGTYALPL
- a CDS encoding OprD family porin; the encoded protein is MQVMKWSALALAVTAGTTQLAFASAQSESKGFVEDSSFDIFNRALYMNRDFRNGASNGASTSANPAGYREETGLGIRLLFESGFTQGTVGVGVDAHSLSSIKLDGGRGRYGTGQFAQTDEGRGDDTQTEVGGAIKFRVSDTVLKYGNQFVASPVFSTDDSRILPEVATGTYLVSNEIEGLELSAGRFTGLSSQVQTTRDDFELKSANIVGASYAFTDNFSGAIHAADVEDYWKKYYGNLNYNLPLAEEQALNFDFNIYKTDYDDEYSADAFDDNTIWSLATAYSLGAHKFTLAYQRSSGDRGYDYGVDGGGTVWLNNSVQFSDFNGEDEKSWQVRYDLDMASYGVPGLSFMTRYLTGDDITTSSGEEGKEHEWNFETKYVIQEGAAKDLSFRLRHAIWRANDAYNADYSADLNDTRLIVEYPLDVL
- a CDS encoding HIT domain-containing protein; the encoded protein is MFALDPRLQQDTLAIGDFPLCRLLLMNDANYPWFILVPRREAVSELFQLDQADQQQLWLETTRLAETFKDAFVADKMNVATLGNVVSQLHMHVIVRRRDDPAWPAPVWGRLPARPYEAAEIAALQQRLRLVLTNDFQFAEG